A window of Bacillus toyonensis BCT-7112 genomic DNA:
TCCAGCTAAAGGAAACACCCTTTTGAATTATTGCGGGATAGGTAAAGAATTTCTAGCATATACAGTAGATAAAAATCCTCACAAACAAAATCTCCTTTTACCAGGAACTCGTATTCCAATAAAGTCTCCAGAAGAAATTAAACGTACAAAACCAGATTACATTCTCATACTTCCTTGGAATTTGAAAGACGAAATTATGAAGGAATGCTCTTTCATTCGTGAATGGGGTGGCAAATTTTTAGTAACTGTTCCAGAAGTTGAGGTGATTGAACCATGAAGAAGATCCTTGTAACAGGTGGTAGTGGATGGATAGGTAAATATGTTGTACATTCCCTTATACAAAAAGGGTATGAAGTTCACGCCACATACAATAGAAATAAACCGTCTCACCTTTCCTGCCATTGGCATAAAGTAAACTTGCTTTGTGATGACGAAGTAAAACAATTTATTTCAGACATTAAGCCTAGCGACCTCATTCATTTAGCTTGGGAAGCGGTTCCTCCTGCATGCTACGTATCCATTAATAATTTCTATTGGCTAAAGTCCAGTATCTCATTGATTCAACACTTTACAGCATGCGGTGGAAAACGTATCGTTGTAGCAGGTACTGGCGCAGAGTACGAGTGGTTTAACGGTATTCTATTTGAAGATTCTCCGCTCCTTTCCTATAAAACCCCGTATTCATTATGTAAAAATGCACTACATTCCTGGTTACAGTCGTATGCACAACAAACCAGCCTCAGCGTATGTTGGGGACGAATTTTTCATATGTATGGCCCTCATGAGCACGGCAATCGACTCATTTCTAACATTATCACTTCTTTATTAAAAAACGAGGAAGCTCTATGTACACATGGAAAACAATCAAGAGATTTCCTCCATGTGGGTGACGTCGCTAACGCTCTTGTCACATTATTAAACTGCAACGTTACAGGCACAATCAATATCGCTTCTGGTCACTCTGTACAAATTAAAGAATTAGCTTCTATCATTGCTAAAAAAATAGGAAAAGAAAATTTAATTAAACTAGGCGCTATCCCTTTTCCTAAAGATGAACCTTTATTCGTCGGCGTGAATGTGGAACGTTTAACAACTGAAGTAAACTGGAAACCAACATACGATTTAAATACAGGAATTGAAGAAACAATTTTATGGTGGGAATCATCTATACAAAAACATACCGATATGCAGCACTAAAACGTAAATCTTGCGCTCCTCTCGCTAAATCCTTATACCATTCTTCTAATTTTTCCGGCGTAATAATATGGTGCGTACCCATTCCTCCATGCTTACTAGCTTCAGAAAGCGTCGGACCAATTTGTAACTTTCTCTTTCTCATCGCATCGTTCCACGGACTAAACCCAAACCATAATATACAAGCAAGAGGCGGATAGATCATAGATTCATGCGCTGATAAATGTCTTCCAACCGTATAACTTCCGTGTTCATGATTATGAATAAATCTACCTCTTCTCCATAACGGCCAATCTTCTGGTAAATAACCGTGAAATCGCTGTTTCATTAAAGGGATTCCAAAGTTAAGGTCCGGATAATTATAGTTAGGATCATCAACCATAATAAGCCCTTCCAGCCAATACATCCTCCCTCCCAATTCATTTAGCGATTTCCAAAACTGATTTTTATCTTGCACACAAAGAAACTCAGTCGTATTTAAAATCATTTTCCATCCTTTTACTTCTTGTTCTACCCTCATCACTTCATGATCTGTCGCAAATGCATCAAACTCTGGATTTACAGAATCTCGTACTTCCCAATGCGGTGCGAACTTCTTACAAATTTCGACTGAACGATCTGTAGAACCTTTATTAATTAAAATGCCATGATCAAACAGTTTCGTATGATGAATAAGCCACCATGGTAATAAATACTCTTCATTATAAAAATGAGAGATAACGGTTGTAGTAATGTAAATCTCCTCCTCTTTCTCTATCAATCTATTTTTTCATACTACTCTTAATATACTTACCAGTTATGTAATTGGTTTCTTTTATTTTAAAAATATGTTTTTCTACCATATACTATGCTTTCTTAGACAACCACCGTTTCCATTCTCTAAAGATTCCACTCCGTACAACAATAAACATCCAAATAAACTGAAAATTAAGTTATAATATCATTATAAAATATGAAGGAGGAATGCACTCATGTACTACAACACTTCATTCGAAAACGATCAACCTGTAGGCCGTCTATAAACTAAGACGGGCATTCATTTAACACATACACTTTGCCTCGTCTTAGGGAACTCATAATACCCTAAAAATAGACGGAGGTACTTCAAATGAAACAAACAATTTTAGGAGCTATATGCTTATCACTAGCAGCAAGTATATGGGGCGGTATGTATGTTGTTAGCAAATACGTACTCGATTATATCCCACCGCTTACACTCGTTTGGCTACGCTTTATTATCGCTTTTGTTGTTTTGTATGGCATTTTGAAAATAGCAGAGAAAAAACAAAAGAAAAAAGTAACCATTCGCAAAAAAGATTGGCTATTATTCGCTTGGATTGGATTTATCGGATATTTCATTTCAATCACATGTCAATTCATCGGAACAAAATTATCCGACGCCCATACAGGCTCTTTAGTAACATCCGCAACACCTGCATTTATGGTTATATTTGCAGCAATTATTTTAAAAGAAAAGCTAACCGCTCGTAGACTTTTATCTACTATAATAGCGACAATCGGTGTCATTATCGTAATCGGATGGGATATTGAAATTGGCTCCTATTTTATCGGTACCATCATATTAGTGGGAGCCGCTATTACGTGGGCTTTACTATCCATTTATGTAAAAATTGCTTCAGCTCGGTTTTCATCTTTAGTTATTACAACGTACGCCATATTCTTTTCACTCTTTTTTATTACACCTTTTATGATATGGGAACTACAAGTAGCCTCTATCGGAACCGTAAATACGTACGTAATACTAGGCGTATTATATTTAGGAGTCATATCAACGGCAGGTGCCTTTTTCCTTTGGAATAAAGGATTAGAACTAATGGATGCAAGCATCGGTTCCTTATTTTTCTTCTTCCAACCTATCGTCGGATCATTACTTGGCTGGCTCTTATTAAATGAGACATTAAATAATAATTTTTTTATTGGTGGTATTCTTATTATATGTAGCGTTTTAATTACTACTTTTGAAAAGAAATAAAAAAACAGGCAGAGATTCTTAGTCTCTGCCTGTTCGTATAATTGGATCTTGGTCGTGAAAACCAATACAAATCGGTATATTACTTTTCACTTCACTACATACACTCATAAAACTACATACCGTTCTTGCAATTAAATATAAAGTTATGCCGATTGCTTTTTCGTTTGTATCAAAACCATTTTCAGCATACATATCCGCTAATTCTACAGACCTCGGTCCCTCTATATTATATGTCCATTCAGATGCCCAATCATCATCCTCTTCTTCAAGCGGAACATACTCCTCACAAATGTAAAACTGACTATCCCATTCATTATCGAGATTGTACTCAAAATAAATTGCCTTCGCTTCTTCACATTCAACAACTTCTAATGCTTCTCTCACACCTATTCTCATACTCTCTTCATATGTATCTAATGGAATTAATTTAATTCGCTCGGCGTGCATACCTGATGCTAACATGCTACACATATCATAATACTTCACTTCTATTTGCCCTACTGCTAACGAAAATATATCCTCTTGCATTTCATCTAAATACTGAAAAATATCCAAACTATTTCACTCCATACTCTTTACGCACTCCAATGCGCGGGACGGGATAACAATTCCGGCAATTTCGTATGTTTATCCCCTTTCGCCGCATTAATTTGAACTTGCGTAAGAAAAATACTATTTGTAAAGTCTGCACCGCGAATATCTGCATCTCTTAAATCTGCTCCGATGAGATCTGCTCCTCTTAAGTCTGCACCATTTAAGTTCGCTGCAATTAAATAAGCACCCCTTAAATTCGCGCCTTGTAAATTTTTCTTTTTCAGGTTTGCTCCCATAAGATCTGCTCCGCGGTGAATGATTCGTTTCTTACGCGTCGCATTCATTTCCTTCCAAACTAGCTCACTCGTTTCTAAAAGTAAAACATTTACTTCTGCACGGTGTAATGGAATATTTACTTTCATTAACTCGTCCGCATTTAAATTCGAAAGTCGCTCTGTCTCTTCAATCGCTTTACTTAGTTCTTTATGAATTGGCTGCGTCGCCTTTAATAGAATCGCCTCATTCAAATACCAAAGCATTTCATGGAGCTGATGCATAACCGGAAAAGCATCATACATTTTTCTCGCATGCTTAGCATCTTTCCGCCAATCAATCCCTTTAAAGATAACTTGAGAAATCTTCTGCCCAGCACCGAAACATTCAAATACTGTACAACCTTTATAACCTTTTCCTCTAAGATTTTTATGTATACTACATTTAAAATCTGATTGTAAATTGGAACATGGTTTACCACCATCTTTATTCACTGCAAAATCTACCGATGCTGCGAACGGTAACGCCACGCAACATAGACCGAAGCATTTTTCGCAGTTTGCTTTTAAATGATCGTTATGATTAGTCAAAATGTATACCCCCTGTTGTCTTTTGACTATTTCATAATATTCCAACTGCACAAAATAATCAATTTTAAAATAAATTGGCATCTTTCATTTCAAATCACAACTTTATCATTCGATTTCCTTTCAATTGAAAAAGACTAATTCTATCTAATGAATTATAATTAAATTATAAATTTTCAAACAAAAGGAGAATTACTATGGCACTAGAAATGAAAACAAACTGTCAAATTTGTGATCAATTGCTGGAGCAAGATTCTGAAGCTTACATTTGCGTGTATGAATGTACGTTTTGTGCACCATGTACAGAAGAAAGACATAACGTTTGTCCAAACTGCGGCGGCGAGTTAGTACGTAGACCGAAAAAGAAACAGTAAAAAGCAAAGCGATATCGCTTTGCTTTTTTTATTTTCTTGATATATAAAATTATATCAGCGATTTTTCAAATATATCGAACATAACTTAAACATTTAAAAATTTAACACAAACAGGCTCTGGCACAACAGCATCAGATTGTAAAAGAGTTAACTTTCCTGTAGATTCATTTCTTGAAAATAACACAAGATTATGCGACTTTTCATTTGTAGCAACAAGGAACTTTTCAGTAGGATCTAATACAAAGTCTCTTGGCCAATTTCCTTCTGTAGATGTATGTTCAACAAATGTAAGCTCACCTGAATTTTGATCCACACTGAAAACAGCAATACTATTATGACCACGATTACCTGCATATACAAAGCTGCCGTCAGAAGAAATATGAATCGCACTTCCTTGACTATTTTCATCAAACTCTGCTGGAATAGTAGAAATATACTGTAATTCTGTAAAGGTCCCTTCTTCCGCATTATATGTTAATACGATAACCTCTGAACTCAGCTCAGTCATCACATACGCATACTTTCCATTCGGATGAAAAGTAATATGTCTCGGCCCACTTCCTGGATTTACAGATAAGCTATTCACTTCTGTTAATGCACTACCTTTTATTTCATACGTAATTATTTTATCTATCCCTAAATCAACGCCCACTACATATTTTTCATCAGGAGTATATCCCGCGTAATGTGCATGTGGTTTTTCTTGTCTTTCTTTATTCGGACCTGAACCTTCATGCGCCATAATAGATGAAGCAGGATTTACAGTTCCATTTTCTTCATTTATTTCAAAAGACTCAATCGTTCCTTTATGGTAATTTGCTGTAACTACCGTATGATTCCCACTATCAACGCTCACATGACAAGGAGAAGCCCCTTCTACTACTTGTCTGTTTTCTGCCTTTAACTCTCCAGTTTTACTATCAATTGAATAAGCAGCTACACCACCAGATTCTCCTTCCTTAACAACGGAATAGAGATATTCATTATTTCGGTTAATCGTTACATATGTAGGGTTATCCAGCTTAGCCGCAAGTGTTACATTACTAATTTTTTTTGCTTCTGTGTCTAAAGTAAACTTATATATTCCCTCACTATTTTCTTTCGTATAAGTTCCAACATATCCAATAAACTCTTTGTTATCCTTCATTTTCATAACCCTCTCTCCCTATATTTTTCGTTCATCATACTTCTTAAAATATTTTATGTTGAAAGAGTATCCTAAAAAATCGGAGTACCTCTTTATACGTTACCATATTTTCTTAGTAAATAGCTTTTAAACCCACTTTTTTTGATACGCTGCTATACTTTCATATTCTTCTTCCAAGTGACGGGACAGACGAATATAGATTGGTGTTAAATCTTTATATTTTTCCACACTTTCAATGTTTGGTTCATGGTGGAAATTCGCACCTACCATTTCAGAAACTACATGTAACGTATCTACTTCACCTAAACTATATAAACCGAGGATTGCAGCTCCTAAGCAAGAGCTTTCGAAACTTTCAGGAACATATACGTCTTGATGAAAAATATCCGCCATCATCTGTCTCCAAAGTTCTGACCTTGCAAAACCGCCTGTTGCTTGAATTTTTTTCGGTTCGCCAATTAGCTCTTTTAAAGCGAGAAGAACGGTATATAAGTTATAAATTACTCCTTCTAATACAGCACGAATAAGATGTTCTTTCTTATGATGTAATCCGAGTCCAAAAAAAGATCCTCGCGCATTCGCATTCCATAAAGGAGCTCTTTCCCCTGCTAAATACGGATGAAATAATAAACCGTCAGATCCAGGATTTACTTTTGCTGCTATTTCAGTAAGCACTTCATATGGATCTTTCCCTAAACGCTTCGCAAGTTCAATCTCTGAAGTGCCTAATTGGTCACGAGCCCACCTAAAAATCATACCACCGTTATTAACTGGTCCACCGATTACCCAATGGTCTTCAGTTAAGGCATAACAAAAAATTCTACCTTTTGGATCTGTCACAGGACAATTTGTTACAGCACGTATCGCACCGCTTGTACCAATTGTAACAGCCACAACCCCAGGATCTATTGCATTTACGCCTAAATTCGATAGCACTCCATCACTCGCTCCTACTACAAAGGGCGTAGAAACAAGTACATTCATCTCTTTTGCAAGTTCTTCATCTAATCCTATTAAGCTGTGCGTCGTTGGAACAAGTTTAGAAAGCTTTTCATCTGAAATCCCTGCAACACGAAGAGCTTCCTCATCCCATTTTAAAGATTTCAAATTGAACATTCCTGTTGCTGATGCTATAGAATAATCAATTACATATTCTTTATATAACTTATAAAACACATATTCTTTAATAGAAATGAATTTATAACTTTTTGCAAACAATTCTGCCTGCTCATTCTGTAACCAAACTAATTTCGAAAGTGGTGACATCGGATGAATTGGTGTTCCAGTACGCAAATAAATTTCATGACCATTCATATCACTCTTTATTTTCTCTGCCCAGCTTGCACTTCTATTATCTGCCCAAGTGATACATCTCGTTAACGGTTTTCCCTTCTCATCTACAGCAATGATACTATGCATTGCCGAACTAAAAGAGACACAAAGAATATCATTTGGCTGTACACTACTTGATCGTACAGTTTCTTTAATCGTATTTATTACTGCATGAAAAATTTCTTCTGGGTCTTGTTCTGCTATTTCAGGCGTAGGAGAATATAAAGGATATTCAATTCCATGACTTGCAATAACAGATCCATCAGTAGAAAATAGAACTGATTTTGTACTAGTTGTCCCAATGTCTACACCAATCATATATTTTGAGCTCACCATTTCTTCCTCCTAACAAAAAATTGCGACAGTATCCCACCATAAAAATACATTCCTTTTATCTACTGATAACGTTGTATGCCACAATTATCTAAATAGAAACATCTTTATTTTAAACAAACATATCGAGTAGTAAAACGCCTCCAAAAGCGATAAATGAAAGTAACGTTTCTAATACCGTCCATGTTTTAAATGTTTCTTTCA
This region includes:
- a CDS encoding NAD-dependent epimerase/dehydratase family protein, which gives rise to MKKILVTGGSGWIGKYVVHSLIQKGYEVHATYNRNKPSHLSCHWHKVNLLCDDEVKQFISDIKPSDLIHLAWEAVPPACYVSINNFYWLKSSISLIQHFTACGGKRIVVAGTGAEYEWFNGILFEDSPLLSYKTPYSLCKNALHSWLQSYAQQTSLSVCWGRIFHMYGPHEHGNRLISNIITSLLKNEEALCTHGKQSRDFLHVGDVANALVTLLNCNVTGTINIASGHSVQIKELASIIAKKIGKENLIKLGAIPFPKDEPLFVGVNVERLTTEVNWKPTYDLNTGIEETILWWESSIQKHTDMQH
- a CDS encoding glycosyltransferase family 2 protein, translated to MIEKEEEIYITTTVISHFYNEEYLLPWWLIHHTKLFDHGILINKGSTDRSVEICKKFAPHWEVRDSVNPEFDAFATDHEVMRVEQEVKGWKMILNTTEFLCVQDKNQFWKSLNELGGRMYWLEGLIMVDDPNYNYPDLNFGIPLMKQRFHGYLPEDWPLWRRGRFIHNHEHGSYTVGRHLSAHESMIYPPLACILWFGFSPWNDAMRKRKLQIGPTLSEASKHGGMGTHHIITPEKLEEWYKDLARGAQDLRFSAAYRYVFV
- a CDS encoding DMT family transporter, which gives rise to MKQTILGAICLSLAASIWGGMYVVSKYVLDYIPPLTLVWLRFIIAFVVLYGILKIAEKKQKKKVTIRKKDWLLFAWIGFIGYFISITCQFIGTKLSDAHTGSLVTSATPAFMVIFAAIILKEKLTARRLLSTIIATIGVIIVIGWDIEIGSYFIGTIILVGAAITWALLSIYVKIASARFSSLVITTYAIFFSLFFITPFMIWELQVASIGTVNTYVILGVLYLGVISTAGAFFLWNKGLELMDASIGSLFFFFQPIVGSLLGWLLLNETLNNNFFIGGILIICSVLITTFEKK
- a CDS encoding pentapeptide repeat-containing protein — translated: MTNHNDHLKANCEKCFGLCCVALPFAASVDFAVNKDGGKPCSNLQSDFKCSIHKNLRGKGYKGCTVFECFGAGQKISQVIFKGIDWRKDAKHARKMYDAFPVMHQLHEMLWYLNEAILLKATQPIHKELSKAIEETERLSNLNADELMKVNIPLHRAEVNVLLLETSELVWKEMNATRKKRIIHRGADLMGANLKKKNLQGANLRGAYLIAANLNGADLRGADLIGADLRDADIRGADFTNSIFLTQVQINAAKGDKHTKLPELLSRPAHWSA
- a CDS encoding DUF1272 domain-containing protein; translation: MALEMKTNCQICDQLLEQDSEAYICVYECTFCAPCTEERHNVCPNCGGELVRRPKKKQ
- a CDS encoding lactonase family protein — protein: MKMKDNKEFIGYVGTYTKENSEGIYKFTLDTEAKKISNVTLAAKLDNPTYVTINRNNEYLYSVVKEGESGGVAAYSIDSKTGELKAENRQVVEGASPCHVSVDSGNHTVVTANYHKGTIESFEINEENGTVNPASSIMAHEGSGPNKERQEKPHAHYAGYTPDEKYVVGVDLGIDKIITYEIKGSALTEVNSLSVNPGSGPRHITFHPNGKYAYVMTELSSEVIVLTYNAEEGTFTELQYISTIPAEFDENSQGSAIHISSDGSFVYAGNRGHNSIAVFSVDQNSGELTFVEHTSTEGNWPRDFVLDPTEKFLVATNEKSHNLVLFSRNESTGKLTLLQSDAVVPEPVCVKFLNV
- the gntK gene encoding gluconokinase; this translates as MVSSKYMIGVDIGTTSTKSVLFSTDGSVIASHGIEYPLYSPTPEIAEQDPEEIFHAVINTIKETVRSSSVQPNDILCVSFSSAMHSIIAVDEKGKPLTRCITWADNRSASWAEKIKSDMNGHEIYLRTGTPIHPMSPLSKLVWLQNEQAELFAKSYKFISIKEYVFYKLYKEYVIDYSIASATGMFNLKSLKWDEEALRVAGISDEKLSKLVPTTHSLIGLDEELAKEMNVLVSTPFVVGASDGVLSNLGVNAIDPGVVAVTIGTSGAIRAVTNCPVTDPKGRIFCYALTEDHWVIGGPVNNGGMIFRWARDQLGTSEIELAKRLGKDPYEVLTEIAAKVNPGSDGLLFHPYLAGERAPLWNANARGSFFGLGLHHKKEHLIRAVLEGVIYNLYTVLLALKELIGEPKKIQATGGFARSELWRQMMADIFHQDVYVPESFESSCLGAAILGLYSLGEVDTLHVVSEMVGANFHHEPNIESVEKYKDLTPIYIRLSRHLEEEYESIAAYQKKWV